A part of Legionella sainthelensi genomic DNA contains:
- a CDS encoding glutamate decarboxylase, protein MIVKKDQKKSKASTHSTSVYASRYDLDDFSVATCNEYGMSPAVAKQLIEDELCLEATPILNLASFVTTWMEPEAEELIKQSINKNFINYEEYPRVQEIHQRCVHILADLLNIPEGCDYVGTATVGSSEAIMLAGLAHKFSWRNKRKMQGLESSKPNIIMGANVQVCWDKFARYFDVEARIIPLKKNKFTISAEDVASLIDENTICIAAVLGSTFTGEYDEIEEINDLLTQVKKEKGWDIPLHVDGASGGFISMFYDNAIKWDFRLEQVKSINLSGHKYGLVYPSVGWLLFREEAVVPKDLIFEVNYLGGQMPTYTLNFSRSSSMVIAQYYNFLRLGKKGYKKIISNMLAVSDVVVQGLTATGKFDLLGERRMAPVVTVALKDNTNYSVFDVSRKLREYGWIVPAYTLPEAADEVEALRVVIKENMSSMMARHFIASVEDVLKELEESKGKSEKYQGKSLGMH, encoded by the coding sequence ATGATCGTTAAAAAGGACCAAAAAAAATCAAAAGCGAGTACCCATTCAACCTCTGTCTATGCAAGCCGTTACGATTTAGATGATTTCTCAGTAGCAACCTGTAATGAATATGGCATGTCACCTGCTGTGGCCAAGCAACTTATTGAAGATGAGTTATGCTTAGAGGCCACACCTATTTTAAATTTGGCAAGTTTTGTTACCACATGGATGGAGCCTGAGGCTGAAGAATTAATTAAGCAAAGCATCAATAAAAATTTTATTAATTATGAAGAATATCCGCGAGTGCAAGAAATCCACCAACGATGTGTACATATTCTTGCCGATTTATTAAACATTCCAGAGGGATGTGATTATGTTGGGACTGCTACAGTTGGTTCTTCTGAAGCAATCATGCTTGCAGGGCTTGCGCATAAATTTAGTTGGCGCAACAAGCGCAAGATGCAAGGTCTTGAGAGCAGTAAGCCTAATATTATTATGGGAGCAAATGTCCAAGTTTGCTGGGACAAATTTGCTCGCTATTTTGATGTTGAAGCACGTATTATTCCTCTTAAAAAAAATAAATTTACGATTAGTGCTGAGGATGTTGCGTCACTAATTGATGAAAATACTATTTGTATTGCGGCTGTTTTAGGGAGTACTTTTACTGGTGAATACGATGAAATCGAGGAAATTAATGATTTACTTACTCAAGTAAAAAAGGAAAAGGGCTGGGACATTCCTTTACATGTTGATGGTGCGAGTGGTGGGTTTATTTCCATGTTTTATGATAACGCCATTAAATGGGATTTTCGCCTTGAACAAGTTAAGTCAATTAATCTTTCTGGCCATAAATATGGCTTAGTTTATCCAAGTGTAGGCTGGCTACTTTTTAGAGAGGAGGCGGTTGTACCTAAGGATTTGATTTTTGAAGTAAATTACTTGGGAGGGCAGATGCCAACGTATACGCTTAATTTTTCAAGAAGTAGTTCGATGGTCATTGCTCAGTATTATAATTTTTTAAGGCTTGGAAAAAAGGGATATAAAAAAATTATCAGCAATATGTTAGCGGTTAGTGACGTAGTGGTTCAAGGATTAACTGCTACTGGCAAATTTGATTTACTAGGCGAGCGACGCATGGCGCCAGTCGTAACTGTTGCACTCAAAGATAATACGAATTATTCAGTTTTTGATGTTTCTAGAAAGTTGCGAGAATATGGTTGGATAGTCCCTGCATACACTCTGCCAGAAGCGGCAGATGAAGTTGAAGCTTTACGGGTAGTTATTAAAGAAAATATGAGCTCTATGATGGCCCGTCACTTTATTGCTTCAGTGGAAGACGTATTAAAAGAATTAGAAGAGTCCAAAGGAAAGTCCGAGAAATACCAAGGTAAATCTTTAGGAATGCATTAA
- a CDS encoding cytochrome P450 gives MLREGSFKPRWLPLKAISYFHKAPIRFMSQVAYRYGDIASFKFFNQHLWIIRQPEFAAALVKNSDFAKSPLIFKQLYPVTGRQGLVQLDNSSWQLRIPSIKAPFSIQGLNDFLPLIIDNIENVLQQLNQGLVNIYPLIMKMTMNNILGMLGVEGRPDVTPIISDMLILNKLCGNRMRQLVRWPLFLPLPSHRTMSKKTDALRTKLRLLLQTASIRANSPLHQLQLHWSSSECIDHLSTFLFAGFETTSSSITTALYYLAQDPELQEAIREEGGYHGKLSVQSMRQWSWTHALYCETLRMYPPAYMLARQPTIDILQDTLIFKDNDLIVVNIHGIHRHEHYWCRPKAFDVRRHLNNSPFANKAFMPFGLGKRICTGHHLAMTESMLTLSLICQHFQLTTPNIIKPMMNTEITLHPRSQIWLNCEPR, from the coding sequence ATGTTAAGAGAGGGTTCATTTAAACCACGATGGTTACCATTAAAAGCGATTTCTTATTTTCACAAAGCGCCTATTCGTTTCATGAGTCAAGTTGCTTATCGTTATGGAGATATAGCAAGTTTCAAATTTTTTAATCAACATTTATGGATAATTCGCCAGCCAGAGTTTGCTGCTGCTTTAGTTAAAAATAGCGACTTTGCTAAATCGCCGCTTATTTTTAAACAACTGTATCCTGTTACTGGTCGGCAGGGATTAGTTCAGCTGGATAATAGCAGCTGGCAACTAAGGATCCCTTCGATTAAAGCACCGTTTTCTATTCAGGGGCTAAACGATTTTTTACCATTAATCATCGATAATATAGAAAACGTTTTGCAGCAATTGAATCAGGGACTCGTCAATATTTATCCCCTTATTATGAAAATGACGATGAACAACATATTGGGAATGTTGGGGGTCGAGGGTAGGCCAGATGTAACACCAATTATTAGCGATATGCTGATATTAAATAAACTCTGCGGCAACCGAATGCGGCAACTCGTTCGATGGCCTTTATTTTTGCCATTACCGTCACATCGAACCATGAGCAAGAAGACCGATGCATTGAGGACGAAATTAAGGCTTTTGTTGCAAACAGCAAGTATTCGCGCCAACTCACCATTACATCAGTTACAACTGCATTGGTCTAGCAGTGAATGCATCGACCATTTAAGTACCTTTTTGTTTGCTGGGTTTGAGACGACATCAAGTTCAATTACCACTGCCTTGTATTATTTGGCTCAAGATCCCGAGTTGCAAGAGGCGATACGAGAAGAAGGGGGATATCATGGTAAATTGTCAGTACAATCAATGAGGCAATGGTCGTGGACGCATGCGCTTTATTGTGAAACACTGCGAATGTATCCGCCCGCATATATGCTTGCTCGTCAACCGACAATAGATATCCTTCAGGATACCTTGATTTTTAAAGATAATGATTTAATAGTTGTCAATATTCATGGTATTCATAGGCATGAGCATTACTGGTGTAGGCCCAAAGCATTTGATGTGAGGCGTCATTTAAACAACTCTCCATTTGCTAACAAAGCATTTATGCCCTTTGGATTAGGAAAACGCATTTGTACAGGGCATCATTTGGCGATGACTGAAAGTATGTTGACCTTGTCTTTAATATGTCAACACTTTCAATTAACCACTCCCAATATTATCAAACCGATGATGAATACAGAGATTACACTTCATCCAAGGAGTCAAATATGGTTGAACTGCGAGCCTCGCTAA
- a CDS encoding MarC family protein, which produces MMALIQAIFFSFAALFPIVNPVGASIVFLTLVKGASRQQINALAMKISIYTVVMLLLVLVVGSLILSIFGITVPIVLISGGLLLTQVGWQMLHKPHDESTELSSSASQNKKISQLKDIEDPRAFYPLTLPVTAGPTCIAITIALGAHGVQNVWESKFLAMLGYSIGIVLIGLSVFFCYRYSYYIFDKLKDAGKNVVMSLAAFLNICIGLQIIWRGIEMLIPK; this is translated from the coding sequence ATGATGGCGTTAATACAGGCAATTTTCTTTTCTTTTGCCGCACTTTTTCCTATTGTAAATCCTGTGGGAGCTTCTATTGTTTTTCTGACTTTAGTAAAAGGTGCTTCAAGACAACAAATTAATGCACTGGCCATGAAAATTTCAATATATACAGTCGTTATGTTGTTGCTCGTTCTTGTAGTTGGCTCATTAATATTATCTATATTTGGCATAACTGTACCTATAGTCCTAATCAGCGGGGGGTTGTTACTCACGCAAGTAGGTTGGCAAATGCTGCATAAGCCGCATGATGAATCAACAGAATTGTCTTCATCTGCAAGCCAGAACAAAAAAATAAGTCAATTAAAAGACATTGAAGATCCTAGGGCATTTTATCCTTTAACTTTGCCTGTAACTGCAGGCCCTACTTGCATCGCAATTACAATCGCTTTGGGAGCGCATGGTGTTCAAAATGTCTGGGAAAGCAAATTTTTAGCCATGTTAGGATATTCCATTGGTATCGTGCTGATTGGTCTTAGTGTATTTTTTTGCTATCGTTATTCTTATTATATTTTTGATAAATTAAAAGATGCAGGCAAAAATGTAGTGATGAGTTTGGCTGCTTTCCTTAATATTTGTATTGGACTGCAAATTATCTGGCGTGGAATAGAAATGTTAATACCTAAATAA
- a CDS encoding protease pro-enzyme activation domain-containing protein, which translates to MLKLKSILLALVSLSLMVADSYAGKSDRLVSLPSPGSALVEKAVFIKPVEAHKKLKFIVWLKLRNKAQLDKLVEEIYDPQSPNYQHYLTQDVFEGHYAPTQEVEHTVQEYFIAQGMQADVVNHSVHVAASVQQIESTLHTSLNYYLYDNGTFYASTSKPSLQSEMAQYIVDITGLNNIPLYFPNNASSQTSVRPQDETFIWDSLIPNAIPTTTSVHGFSGKQLQYTYNINNIPSVNGTHLDGKGQTLIIVDGCGATQPQQILSDANQYFSANGIKPFFTSGSSRNFAMLNQNFTPYTTLCTPSRPGEYGFTGEIALDIESSHTLAPENNTVLIVTDDNNQAVALQSVIGYLTSHNFTIAGFSNAYVISNSWTSPESANVDPNTSMEQSLQTAAAFGISVQFSSGDCGDNTYTSPRKGADGKIKCQNKGDAKAVNYPASSPYVTAVGATSVFVDAFYNYAFENVWGTYDVKKNGFVSGTTGGISQFYQAPTWQSSISSFYAGGYGYINDATNTVCGTEGNQPCRAVPDVSMLGDPGTGLNIVLDGAYLQDGGTSLACPLYSATMLLVNQARALLNKPRIGHTAPYLYQLNTILRFKRALNPIVPPVNVIDGATAPDPLTYPTAPSTAFVLPNKQGDLDIWGWDSSLTIAPESQFWNDAVGVGSPNLPHFVPFMANL; encoded by the coding sequence ATGTTAAAGCTAAAATCAATCTTGTTGGCTTTAGTGTCATTGAGTCTTATGGTAGCTGATTCCTACGCAGGAAAATCCGACAGACTTGTAAGCTTGCCTAGCCCGGGATCTGCTTTAGTAGAAAAAGCAGTTTTTATAAAACCAGTTGAAGCTCATAAAAAATTAAAGTTTATAGTGTGGTTAAAACTAAGAAATAAAGCTCAATTAGATAAGTTAGTGGAAGAAATTTACGATCCCCAGAGCCCTAACTATCAGCACTATTTAACCCAGGATGTTTTCGAAGGGCACTATGCGCCAACTCAAGAAGTAGAGCATACCGTACAAGAATATTTCATTGCTCAAGGCATGCAAGCAGATGTAGTCAACCATAGTGTGCATGTAGCAGCTTCTGTACAGCAAATTGAAAGTACTTTGCACACAAGTCTTAATTATTATCTCTATGATAATGGCACTTTTTATGCCAGTACAAGCAAGCCTTCGTTGCAATCTGAAATGGCGCAATACATTGTTGATATTACCGGATTAAACAATATTCCACTTTACTTCCCTAACAATGCGTCAAGCCAGACAAGTGTCAGACCTCAGGATGAAACATTCATCTGGGATTCATTAATCCCCAACGCCATTCCAACTACAACTTCGGTGCATGGGTTTTCTGGGAAGCAGTTGCAATATACCTATAACATCAATAATATTCCTTCTGTAAATGGCACCCACCTGGATGGGAAAGGACAAACATTAATCATCGTTGATGGATGTGGTGCAACGCAACCCCAACAAATTTTGAGTGATGCGAACCAATATTTTAGTGCCAATGGTATCAAGCCGTTTTTTACTTCTGGCTCCTCCCGAAATTTTGCAATGCTTAATCAAAATTTCACACCATATACTACCCTATGCACGCCCAGTAGGCCTGGAGAATATGGCTTTACTGGTGAAATTGCCCTGGATATTGAATCTTCTCACACCCTGGCTCCAGAAAATAACACTGTGTTAATTGTTACAGATGACAATAATCAAGCCGTAGCCTTGCAAAGTGTGATTGGTTATTTAACTTCCCATAACTTCACTATTGCTGGATTTTCTAACGCATACGTTATTTCTAACAGTTGGACTAGTCCTGAGTCAGCGAATGTTGATCCCAATACATCAATGGAACAATCGTTACAAACTGCCGCTGCATTTGGAATCAGCGTGCAATTTTCATCCGGAGATTGTGGCGATAACACGTATACAAGCCCTCGTAAAGGTGCAGATGGAAAAATAAAATGTCAAAACAAAGGTGATGCAAAAGCAGTGAATTATCCAGCAAGTTCTCCTTACGTTACGGCTGTAGGCGCAACTTCCGTATTTGTAGATGCTTTCTACAATTATGCTTTTGAAAATGTGTGGGGCACTTACGATGTGAAAAAGAATGGATTTGTTTCAGGTACTACAGGTGGTATTAGCCAATTTTATCAAGCACCAACTTGGCAAAGCTCGATCAGCTCGTTTTATGCTGGCGGATATGGCTATATAAATGATGCAACAAATACTGTTTGCGGGACGGAAGGGAATCAACCTTGCCGTGCAGTCCCAGATGTATCCATGTTGGGTGATCCAGGCACGGGCCTAAATATCGTACTGGATGGGGCGTATCTGCAAGATGGTGGTACTAGTTTAGCATGTCCTTTATATTCTGCTACGATGCTTTTAGTCAATCAAGCCCGTGCATTATTAAATAAACCTCGCATTGGACATACAGCACCTTATTTATATCAACTGAATACTATATTACGGTTCAAACGCGCCCTTAATCCCATTGTTCCTCCGGTTAACGTTATTGATGGGGCAACGGCTCCTGATCCATTGACTTATCCAACAGCGCCTTCAACAGCTTTTGTGTTACCGAATAAACAAGGAGATTTGGATATTTGGGGATGGGATTCTTCACTAACCATCGCTCCAGAAAGTCAATTTTGGAATGATGCAGTTGGAGTAGGCTCACCAAATCTTCCTCACTTTGTCCCCTTTATGGCAAATCTGTAA
- a CDS encoding APC family permease, giving the protein MNKNLSGLSLLWISITSMIGSGWLFGALYSAHFAGPAAIIAWPLAGFLLLFVALSYAELGTMFPQSDSLACLPLYTHGRLTGIIMSSMAWFSLAILPVIETQGVLQYASNYIPGLVIHNGIYYKNTPLGYVSSLVVLMSFVFLNYFGMGFFARINAAFTVWKIVIPTLTIISLVTMSYHPNNFFQYGGFMPYGWEGIMAAMSSGGVLFSLLGFRQVIVMMGELEKPGQFVPLILGGSLVLVTLLYTGLQWSFIGSVSEQALEKGWVNLSFTGDAGPFAALAALVGMVWLSILLYVDAFISPYSTGLVYSTTAAHMLSSMDSVVSTPRIFAKRNKYQVPWVSLGVNFLLAASMSFVLHGWQEMSAFLVAILMISYSIGPVGLVCLRKQLPDYKRPFRLQGCSIIAFIGFYVCTVGVYWAGFHSVRKLLVITILGVAGSFLYCFMKKTHRDLDGKHSLWFILYLLGLSIFSYLGNYGGKLILPRYWDLVYLLFFSLIMFVCAIFSRKSNTHTQKLVVKRCELSHH; this is encoded by the coding sequence ATGAATAAAAATTTAAGCGGTTTGAGTTTACTGTGGATTTCAATTACCAGCATGATAGGTTCCGGTTGGTTGTTTGGTGCTTTATATTCCGCACATTTTGCTGGTCCTGCCGCAATTATTGCTTGGCCATTGGCAGGTTTTTTACTTCTATTTGTAGCATTATCCTATGCTGAATTAGGTACAATGTTTCCACAATCAGATAGCTTAGCTTGCCTGCCTTTGTATACTCATGGGCGCTTAACTGGGATCATTATGAGCAGCATGGCTTGGTTTTCTTTGGCCATTTTGCCTGTCATTGAAACACAAGGTGTTCTTCAATACGCCAGTAACTACATACCAGGCCTGGTTATCCATAATGGTATTTACTATAAAAATACTCCCTTGGGTTATGTGTCATCTTTGGTGGTATTAATGAGTTTTGTTTTTTTAAATTATTTTGGCATGGGTTTTTTTGCCCGTATTAATGCAGCATTTACGGTTTGGAAAATAGTAATTCCCACGCTTACCATCATAAGCCTAGTCACTATGAGTTACCACCCCAATAATTTTTTTCAATACGGTGGCTTCATGCCTTATGGTTGGGAGGGCATTATGGCGGCAATGTCGAGTGGAGGGGTACTATTCTCCCTATTGGGATTTAGACAGGTGATTGTTATGATGGGAGAGCTCGAAAAACCAGGACAATTTGTCCCTCTGATTTTGGGTGGTTCATTAGTACTCGTCACCTTACTTTATACAGGGTTACAATGGTCCTTTATTGGTAGTGTGAGCGAACAGGCGCTTGAAAAAGGCTGGGTGAATTTGTCGTTTACTGGTGATGCAGGCCCATTTGCAGCTTTGGCAGCGTTAGTGGGAATGGTTTGGTTGAGTATTTTATTATATGTTGATGCTTTTATATCCCCTTATTCTACGGGTTTGGTGTATTCAACAACAGCAGCGCATATGTTAAGCAGTATGGATTCCGTGGTTTCCACCCCAAGAATTTTTGCTAAACGTAATAAGTATCAAGTGCCTTGGGTTAGTTTAGGCGTGAATTTTTTACTTGCTGCCTCAATGTCGTTTGTGTTGCATGGTTGGCAGGAGATGTCTGCTTTTCTTGTGGCAATACTAATGATTAGCTATTCCATAGGACCTGTAGGATTAGTTTGTTTACGTAAACAATTGCCTGATTATAAAAGACCTTTTCGTTTGCAAGGGTGTAGCATTATTGCTTTTATTGGCTTTTATGTTTGTACGGTTGGTGTTTATTGGGCAGGTTTCCATAGTGTCCGAAAGTTATTGGTGATCACTATTTTGGGGGTGGCAGGTTCTTTCCTTTATTGCTTCATGAAAAAAACGCATCGAGATCTTGATGGCAAACATTCTCTTTGGTTTATATTATATCTTTTGGGGCTTAGTATTTTCTCTTATCTTGGTAATTATGGCGGCAAACTTATCCTACCGCGGTATTGGGATTTAGTCTATTTACTATTTTTCAGTTTAATCATGTTTGTGTGCGCTATATTCTCCAGAAAGTCCAATACTCATACACAAAAATTAGTTGTAAAAAGGTGTGAACTCAGTCACCATTAA
- a CDS encoding group I truncated hemoglobin, which yields MHKSLFERLGGQEAVNSAVDIFYRKMLMDERVSHFFDDIDMDQQILKQKGFLTWVFGGPNHYSGKNMREGHAHLLKRGLNDTHVDIVIEHLGATLNELGVGAEDIEQVATLANSVRDEVLGRS from the coding sequence ATGCATAAATCGTTATTTGAGCGTCTTGGCGGCCAAGAGGCTGTTAATAGTGCAGTTGACATTTTCTATCGCAAAATGTTGATGGATGAACGAGTAAGCCATTTTTTTGATGATATTGATATGGATCAACAAATCTTAAAGCAGAAAGGATTCTTAACTTGGGTCTTCGGAGGTCCCAACCACTACAGTGGAAAAAATATGCGTGAGGGACATGCTCATTTGCTCAAACGTGGATTGAATGATACACATGTAGATATTGTCATCGAACATCTAGGTGCAACCCTCAATGAATTAGGGGTGGGGGCAGAAGATATCGAACAAGTCGCTACTCTTGCCAATAGCGTACGGGATGAAGTTTTGGGGCGCTCATGA
- a CDS encoding Rrf2 family transcriptional regulator, whose protein sequence is MQLTQFTDYSLRALIYITLRKESCTIKDITDAYTISNNHMVKIIHNLAKLGLIKTSRGKGGGLLIAAEPETINLGKLIAQLEPHFDLVPCFNKEKANCCIAPVCRLKGILHEAQSAFMKVLERYTLADVLHNPRELSVLLNMKHITQP, encoded by the coding sequence ATGCAACTCACCCAATTTACTGATTATTCCTTGCGTGCTTTGATTTATATCACTTTGAGAAAAGAATCATGCACGATTAAAGACATTACTGATGCATACACCATTTCGAATAATCATATGGTTAAAATCATTCATAACTTAGCCAAACTGGGATTGATTAAAACCAGCCGTGGCAAGGGAGGAGGGCTTTTAATAGCGGCTGAACCCGAAACCATTAATTTGGGGAAACTGATTGCTCAATTAGAGCCTCATTTTGATTTAGTACCTTGTTTTAATAAAGAAAAAGCAAACTGCTGCATTGCTCCAGTATGTCGATTAAAAGGCATCTTACATGAAGCTCAAAGTGCATTTATGAAGGTTTTAGAGCGTTATACCTTAGCTGACGTTTTACATAATCCAAGAGAACTGTCTGTATTATTAAATATGAAACACATAACTCAACCGTGA
- a CDS encoding FAD-binding oxidoreductase, producing the protein MSSIDFNNQSYRLAPQENVLQCLLRHGVNYPNSCQAGICQSCLIKAKNGVIHPSWQEGLPETLKSQGYFLACLAKPEAGLQVVAPDSAECEIEAKIIDLKLLNYNVMQIKLGVENLDGWIPGQYLSLINPEGIMRSYSIANIPIKEGFIELHVKIYPNGSMGQWLLHKATKHIDVKLRGPFGRCFYYNPDQLAFDILLAGTGTGLAPLIAIIKSALSQNHQGLITLVHGGLSDEDIYYREELEMLSAVFNSFVYDPCVLQSHGRYPEASVEKRVLIHLNVSKATRVYVCGPQETTNKLKRQIFLAGVPSHAILSDVFL; encoded by the coding sequence ATGAGCAGTATAGACTTTAATAATCAATCATATCGCTTAGCACCTCAGGAAAATGTGTTACAGTGCCTTTTACGTCATGGCGTGAATTACCCTAACTCCTGTCAGGCTGGTATTTGTCAATCTTGTTTGATTAAAGCCAAAAATGGTGTAATTCATCCCTCCTGGCAAGAGGGATTACCGGAGACTCTTAAATCCCAAGGTTACTTTCTAGCGTGTCTTGCAAAACCAGAAGCCGGACTTCAGGTAGTAGCACCTGATAGTGCGGAGTGTGAAATAGAGGCAAAAATAATAGATCTGAAACTACTTAACTATAATGTAATGCAAATCAAGCTTGGTGTAGAGAATCTAGATGGGTGGATTCCAGGCCAATATCTAAGTCTGATTAATCCTGAAGGCATCATGCGAAGTTATTCCATTGCGAACATACCTATAAAAGAAGGATTTATTGAGTTACACGTTAAAATTTATCCTAATGGCAGTATGGGACAATGGCTTTTGCATAAGGCAACAAAACATATCGATGTCAAACTTAGGGGCCCTTTTGGTCGTTGTTTTTATTATAATCCCGATCAATTAGCTTTTGATATCCTATTAGCCGGAACAGGCACAGGGCTTGCACCACTTATCGCGATAATTAAAAGCGCATTAAGTCAAAACCACCAAGGATTAATTACATTGGTACATGGTGGTCTTAGCGATGAGGACATATACTATCGAGAAGAGCTGGAAATGCTATCAGCGGTATTTAACTCTTTTGTCTATGACCCTTGCGTACTCCAAAGCCATGGACGTTATCCGGAAGCCTCGGTAGAAAAACGCGTATTGATTCATTTAAATGTCTCTAAAGCAACGCGTGTCTATGTTTGTGGTCCTCAAGAGACAACCAATAAATTGAAAAGGCAGATTTTTCTTGCAGGTGTGCCTTCCCATGCTATATTAAGTGATGTATTTCTGTGA
- a CDS encoding Tom37 metaxin N-terminal-like domain-containing protein, giving the protein MIRLYQYPGVWDMPSLSPFCSKVFYFLTWANLPFEVIQVSNPHKGPKGKFPVIDDNGLLVADSEFIINHCRQKYKVDIEDYIDDLPIRRLIEEHLYFIILYSRWIDSENKVQIENAFKSFFPKGMGKIVLSIIRLQLRKQGYLQGIARHNRQQIYQKGINDLQAIEQFIIHRQQGKCRIVDMSIYAFLQVIQQTPLDIPIRSYVIASEAIQNYLSSLKGEFRY; this is encoded by the coding sequence ATGATTAGACTCTATCAGTATCCGGGTGTTTGGGATATGCCGAGCTTGTCTCCATTTTGCAGCAAAGTATTTTATTTCCTAACCTGGGCAAATTTACCCTTTGAGGTTATTCAGGTTTCTAATCCGCATAAGGGACCTAAGGGCAAGTTTCCTGTGATTGATGATAATGGTTTATTGGTGGCTGATTCAGAATTCATTATTAATCATTGTCGACAAAAATATAAAGTAGATATTGAAGATTATATAGATGATTTACCTATCAGACGGTTAATTGAAGAGCATCTTTATTTCATCATATTGTATTCGCGATGGATTGACTCAGAAAATAAGGTGCAGATTGAAAATGCGTTTAAATCTTTTTTTCCCAAAGGGATGGGAAAGATAGTGTTATCTATCATTCGGCTACAACTTCGAAAACAAGGCTATTTACAAGGAATTGCTCGACACAATCGCCAGCAGATTTATCAAAAAGGGATTAATGATTTACAAGCGATTGAGCAATTTATCATTCATCGTCAACAAGGCAAGTGTCGAATTGTTGATATGTCGATATATGCTTTTTTGCAGGTTATCCAACAAACACCTCTGGATATTCCTATTCGCTCCTATGTAATTGCATCAGAAGCGATTCAAAATTATTTATCTTCTCTTAAAGGCGAATTTCGGTATTAA
- a CDS encoding NAD(P)/FAD-dependent oxidoreductase, with protein MKSSFTIIGAGASGLLSALVLAEHNEEILLIDRYWPDQKGVSQGTPQSHHLHVLLAEGQRLLASLLPKVWLKLTVDLLPLVDWGKETWWKTPQGVLMPNDSDVKTYLFSRQWFNQVLWSECQQFKNIKTLTATVDDWQTIDGKIKRLHFKEGHYISIAGNVIDARGRASNLQRQLRLKCLEVKNQYRYFSTRLQQETWQTKLAAQQVYIQACPKKQPIGLVLSPIEGREMILTLIDTTGTIKTDAQRQFIVNSLFEKYQLGVIDCKHKGWIPYANLHNKRLIIGRREWPQNLLALGDSICYQNPVYGQGLTVILNQMQILRRSDQLNWLSQKQLHRCNWLPWLMSSQQDRDYNRTTLCQWVLQKLLKQATIDPAVGKIFIQVLHQKKGLWHLLNPKFLVKLMWKHHYD; from the coding sequence ATGAAATCATCATTTACAATTATTGGAGCAGGTGCTAGTGGATTATTATCAGCATTGGTTTTAGCTGAGCACAATGAAGAAATTTTACTAATCGATCGATACTGGCCTGATCAAAAAGGGGTAAGTCAGGGAACACCTCAAAGCCATCACTTACATGTATTGTTAGCCGAAGGACAACGGCTACTGGCTTCTTTATTACCAAAAGTATGGCTAAAATTAACCGTTGATCTGCTGCCGTTGGTAGACTGGGGTAAGGAAACTTGGTGGAAAACTCCTCAGGGGGTGCTTATGCCAAATGACAGTGATGTAAAAACGTATCTATTTAGTCGGCAATGGTTCAATCAGGTTTTATGGTCTGAGTGCCAGCAGTTTAAGAATATAAAGACCTTGACTGCGACAGTAGATGATTGGCAGACGATTGATGGAAAAATAAAGCGATTGCACTTTAAAGAGGGTCATTATATATCTATCGCAGGAAACGTTATTGATGCCCGGGGTAGGGCTTCAAACCTGCAAAGGCAGTTGCGACTTAAGTGCTTAGAGGTTAAAAATCAATATCGATATTTTTCTACACGATTGCAGCAAGAAACTTGGCAAACTAAACTTGCAGCACAACAAGTTTATATTCAAGCCTGCCCTAAAAAACAACCCATAGGTTTGGTATTGTCTCCCATTGAGGGGCGGGAAATGATTTTGACATTAATTGATACCACTGGAACCATTAAAACCGATGCACAAAGACAATTTATAGTAAACAGTTTATTCGAAAAATATCAATTAGGTGTTATTGATTGCAAGCATAAGGGATGGATACCCTATGCTAATTTGCATAATAAACGTCTCATTATTGGACGCAGGGAGTGGCCTCAAAATTTGTTAGCGCTTGGTGACAGTATTTGTTACCAAAATCCAGTTTATGGGCAAGGTTTAACAGTCATACTGAATCAGATGCAAATATTAAGACGGTCTGATCAACTAAATTGGTTAAGTCAGAAACAATTGCACCGGTGTAATTGGTTGCCTTGGCTTATGTCTTCTCAACAAGACCGGGATTACAATAGAACCACATTGTGCCAATGGGTTTTACAAAAATTATTAAAACAGGCAACGATTGATCCTGCCGTAGGAAAAATCTTTATTCAGGTACTACATCAAAAAAAAGGACTATGGCATTTATTAAATCCAAAATTTTTGGTCAAACTTATGTGGAAACATCATTATGATTAG